A single region of the Pseudorhodoplanes sp. genome encodes:
- a CDS encoding site-specific integrase → MAGKQAKILTDPHVRDLLVYADNTRYPLRNRIIVLLSVKAGLRAGEIAKLTWRMVLDAGGDIGPAIELHDAAAKKGSGRRIPVHNELRQALQDLRQNSKGDGPIVASERTGRAMTPRSIVLWFATAYRHIGLDGCSSHSGRRTFITRAARVVHKAGGSLRDVQLLAGHRSIQTTERYIDGDTDAQRRLVSLI, encoded by the coding sequence ATGGCTGGCAAGCAGGCAAAGATACTCACTGATCCCCATGTGCGCGATCTCCTTGTCTACGCCGATAACACCCGATATCCGCTGCGAAACCGGATCATTGTCTTGCTATCTGTGAAAGCCGGGCTTCGCGCTGGCGAAATTGCAAAGCTAACTTGGCGAATGGTCCTCGACGCTGGTGGCGACATCGGGCCGGCTATCGAGTTGCATGACGCCGCCGCCAAGAAAGGCAGCGGCCGCAGAATCCCGGTACATAACGAGCTTCGGCAGGCGTTGCAGGACTTGCGGCAGAACTCAAAGGGCGATGGTCCAATCGTCGCCTCGGAACGAACCGGTCGCGCAATGACGCCACGGAGCATCGTTCTCTGGTTTGCGACTGCCTACCGACATATCGGGCTGGACGGTTGTTCGTCGCATTCGGGTCGCCGAACGTTTATTACCCGTGCCGCACGTGTTGTTCACAAGGCCGGCGGCTCGCTGCGCGACGTCCAGCTGCTTGCCGGTCACCGTTCAATACAGACGACCGAACGCTACATTGACGGCGATACCGACGCCCAGCGGCGCCTCGTATCACTGATCTGA